Proteins encoded together in one Ferroglobus placidus DSM 10642 window:
- a CDS encoding long-chain-fatty-acid--CoA ligase, translating into MRFIRGLDSTMNDDYQLNLISILKHAALRFGKRRVVSKRGEEKKVTTYRDVYEDVKRLANALESLGFSAKDRIGVLSWNTLEFYELFFAVPSIGAVLLELNLRLHPEEISYVANHSEAKLIFVDSQAKEIAEKIAPKVKAKFVGIGCEDFDYTYEELLKLGDKNYEFPVIDERSACISCYTSGTTGKPKGVYYSHRAVFLHTLAVAINFSLSHRDTYLQLVPMFHANGWGIFFSATLTGAKLVFPGRYSIEKIGEVVDLIREEGVTVTAAAPSVLIPMLNYLQKENISLPNLRIFTGASAPPLSLLKGMKERGIEVIHTYGATETTPVVCVNHVIPEVEEELEEEELWELKRKQGLPMFGVEVKLMKNGIELPWDGSSVGELYMRGHWVAKSYYKDERSKDAFENGWWKSGDAATIDENGYVKIVDRFKDLIKSGGEWISSVDLENYLMAHPAVLEACVVGVPHPKWEERPLAFVVLKEEYKGKVSKEELYEHLKKRFAKWQLPDEILFVSEIPKTSVGKFNKRFLKEKYRDFYTTRNL; encoded by the coding sequence ATGAGATTTATTAGAGGGCTCGATTCTACGATGAACGATGATTATCAGCTCAATCTTATTAGCATTTTAAAGCACGCAGCCCTAAGATTCGGGAAAAGAAGAGTGGTTTCAAAGAGGGGAGAGGAGAAGAAAGTTACAACTTACAGGGACGTTTACGAGGACGTAAAGAGGTTGGCAAACGCATTGGAAAGCCTTGGATTTTCCGCCAAGGATAGAATAGGAGTTTTGAGCTGGAACACCCTCGAATTCTACGAGCTGTTTTTCGCAGTTCCTTCCATCGGAGCCGTTCTCCTCGAACTCAACTTAAGGCTTCACCCCGAGGAAATAAGCTACGTTGCCAACCACAGCGAAGCCAAGCTGATCTTCGTCGATTCTCAGGCTAAGGAAATAGCTGAAAAAATTGCCCCAAAGGTTAAAGCGAAATTCGTGGGGATTGGTTGCGAGGATTTCGATTACACATACGAAGAGCTCCTCAAACTTGGAGACAAAAACTACGAGTTTCCCGTCATCGATGAAAGGTCAGCCTGCATCTCCTGTTACACTTCCGGAACTACTGGAAAGCCGAAAGGAGTTTACTACTCCCACAGAGCCGTGTTCTTACACACTCTCGCAGTAGCCATAAACTTCTCCTTGAGCCACAGGGATACGTATTTGCAGCTCGTCCCCATGTTTCATGCGAACGGCTGGGGGATTTTCTTCTCAGCCACACTCACCGGAGCTAAGCTCGTTTTTCCCGGAAGGTACTCGATTGAGAAAATAGGAGAAGTCGTTGATCTAATAAGAGAGGAAGGCGTAACTGTAACAGCCGCAGCTCCCTCCGTTTTAATTCCGATGCTCAACTATTTACAGAAAGAGAACATTTCTCTTCCAAACTTAAGAATTTTCACGGGAGCGAGCGCACCTCCTCTTTCACTGCTAAAGGGGATGAAGGAGAGGGGAATAGAAGTTATACACACCTACGGAGCAACGGAGACGACTCCAGTTGTTTGTGTCAACCACGTAATTCCGGAAGTCGAGGAAGAGTTGGAAGAGGAGGAGCTGTGGGAGTTGAAGAGAAAGCAAGGGTTGCCGATGTTCGGCGTTGAAGTTAAGTTGATGAAGAACGGAATCGAGTTGCCGTGGGACGGAAGTAGCGTTGGAGAGCTCTACATGAGAGGTCACTGGGTGGCTAAGAGCTACTACAAAGACGAGAGGTCGAAGGATGCTTTCGAAAACGGCTGGTGGAAGAGCGGTGATGCAGCAACTATCGACGAGAACGGCTACGTGAAGATAGTTGACAGGTTTAAGGATTTGATAAAGAGCGGAGGGGAGTGGATAAGCAGCGTTGACTTGGAGAATTACCTAATGGCGCACCCGGCAGTTTTAGAGGCTTGCGTTGTAGGAGTTCCCCATCCGAAATGGGAAGAAAGACCATTAGCTTTCGTAGTCCTGAAAGAGGAATATAAAGGAAAAGTAAGCAAAGAAGAACTATACGAGCATTTAAAGAAGAGATTCGCAAAATGGCAGCTGCCAGACGAAATACTCTTCGTCAGCGAAATACCGAAAACAAGCGTGGGAAAGTTCAACAAGAGGTTTTTGAAGGAAAAGTACAGAGACTTCTACACTACTCGAAACCTTTGA
- a CDS encoding SCP2 sterol-binding domain-containing protein has translation MPRFFSDEWVEEYMKLLNESKEYEEAVKDWEGDFLFVVEPDEDLKEPLYVYLDLYHGKARKGFAVKDPSEISAAFEFRGKYSNWKKLIAGEIDPIKGMVTGKFKLKGSMAKVMRYARAAKILVEIAQKVETEFPG, from the coding sequence ATGCCCCGGTTCTTCTCAGATGAGTGGGTTGAGGAGTACATGAAGCTGCTGAACGAGAGTAAGGAGTATGAGGAAGCTGTGAAGGACTGGGAAGGTGACTTTTTGTTCGTCGTGGAGCCGGATGAGGATTTAAAAGAACCTCTATACGTTTACCTCGACCTTTACCACGGAAAAGCACGAAAGGGGTTTGCTGTAAAAGATCCTTCAGAAATTTCCGCAGCTTTTGAATTCAGGGGAAAGTATTCCAACTGGAAGAAGCTTATCGCTGGAGAGATAGACCCGATAAAGGGGATGGTAACGGGAAAGTTCAAGTTAAAGGGTAGCATGGCTAAGGTTATGAGGTACGCGAGGGCGGCAAAAATTCTTGTTGAAATTGCTCAAAAAGTTGAGACGGAGTTTCCGGGGTAA
- a CDS encoding iron-containing alcohol dehydrogenase produces MWNFNSPKISYGRDSLEALENFSGKRALIITDEILSSLGYDELVLKKFERSEEILVKPKEPSKEEAVELSEKIREEEPEVLVALGGGSVIDLVKAARIISEVDIEPEEITPFTNLEELGFKGRNYFVAIPTTSGTGSEVTWAIVLRDEREKRKIIMANEKAIPDLAIVDPIFVEKLPKKLVVSTGFDALSHAIEAFLSTFSNPFSDALSLKAVEIIFKNFERSYEGDLEAREEMHVSATIAGLAFSNSQVGLVHALAHAFGAIFDVPHGEAIAAFLHPVLEFYKKKGVEKINEMSKYVGFDILKEVKRLSVRFGVKKIFELDFEGKINEIVKKTMEDSCIVTAPFVPGEEDLKGLLGEIACMREKS; encoded by the coding sequence ATGTGGAACTTCAATTCTCCAAAGATATCCTACGGAAGAGATTCGCTTGAAGCCCTCGAGAACTTCTCTGGAAAGAGAGCCTTAATAATTACAGACGAAATTCTTTCATCGCTTGGATATGATGAACTCGTCTTGAAAAAATTTGAAAGAAGCGAGGAGATACTCGTTAAGCCAAAGGAGCCGTCCAAGGAGGAAGCTGTAGAGTTGAGTGAGAAGATTAGAGAAGAGGAGCCAGAGGTCCTCGTGGCTTTGGGAGGAGGAAGTGTAATAGACCTCGTTAAAGCTGCGAGAATTATATCTGAAGTTGACATCGAGCCAGAAGAGATAACCCCTTTTACGAATTTGGAGGAGCTCGGATTTAAGGGGAGAAACTACTTTGTTGCGATTCCAACAACGAGCGGAACCGGAAGCGAAGTAACTTGGGCAATCGTTCTTAGGGATGAAAGGGAGAAGAGGAAGATAATAATGGCGAACGAAAAAGCAATTCCGGATTTGGCAATCGTTGATCCTATTTTCGTCGAGAAGCTTCCGAAAAAACTTGTAGTATCCACAGGATTTGATGCTCTATCTCATGCCATCGAAGCATTTCTATCCACCTTCAGCAACCCTTTTAGCGACGCTCTTTCATTAAAAGCCGTTGAAATCATCTTTAAAAACTTCGAAAGGTCCTACGAAGGAGACTTAGAGGCGAGGGAAGAAATGCACGTTTCAGCAACAATAGCCGGCTTAGCTTTCAGTAACTCTCAGGTAGGTTTGGTTCACGCCTTAGCCCATGCTTTCGGAGCAATCTTCGATGTCCCTCACGGAGAAGCTATAGCAGCTTTCCTTCATCCGGTTCTCGAATTTTACAAAAAGAAAGGAGTTGAGAAAATAAACGAGATGTCAAAATACGTGGGCTTCGACATTCTCAAGGAGGTAAAAAGACTTTCGGTAAGGTTTGGCGTGAAGAAAATTTTCGAGTTAGATTTCGAAGGTAAAATAAATGAGATAGTTAAAAAAACGATGGAGGATAGCTGCATAGTCACGGCACCATTTGTCCCCGGGGAAGAGGATTTGAAAGGTCTTCTGGGGGAGATAGCATGTATGCGGGAAAAATCTTGA
- a CDS encoding aldehyde ferredoxin oxidoreductase family protein, translating into MYAGKILRVNLESREVKVFEPEKSLYEEFVGGGGVAVNLHLKMESYKAEPFSKENPLIIMTGPLTASAFSCSRAQFTARSPLTYAWGESSSGGKFATYLKRAGWDGLIVEGKSDKPVYVYVDSSGAEVKDASFLWGKTTYETQEEIKKDEGDVSVAAIGPAGENLVRYACILVDNSRAAGRTGMGAVMGSKNLKAIAIAKEEKFTPEPKNIEEYRKAMNDLLTRFKESFMGKMLREVGTGGYVESAEMFGDLPVRYFTRGVFGKADKISSNYIVERYFEKHDGCLGCPIKCGKVLNYKGEKYHLPEYETLASYGSLLMIDSAEVLIEMNHLANSLGMDTISSGVTIGMAMYLTEEGIKDFGIKFGEAEKAKQLLEDIAYRRGIGDLLAEGTMRIEEKLGLEGIAAHVRGLEIPMHDPRAFSSLAVAYATNNRGACHLPHQMYNVEMGMKIKEYGIVSEDRFENKGKGIITAKMQNYAEIFNSLVMCVFVPAKPKQISALLSSATGLDYSVERIYEIGERTFLKKREFNELAGRGKEYDKLPKIILQPVEGGSEGNVPDIELQLKEYYEFRGWN; encoded by the coding sequence ATGTATGCGGGAAAAATCTTGAGGGTGAATTTGGAAAGTAGGGAAGTGAAGGTTTTTGAACCGGAAAAAAGTCTCTACGAAGAATTCGTCGGTGGAGGAGGAGTTGCTGTAAATTTGCATTTAAAGATGGAGAGCTACAAAGCCGAGCCTTTCAGCAAAGAGAACCCTTTGATAATCATGACCGGTCCTTTGACGGCTTCAGCTTTCTCGTGCTCAAGAGCCCAGTTCACAGCGAGATCTCCCTTAACTTACGCTTGGGGAGAAAGCAGTTCCGGAGGAAAATTCGCCACGTATTTGAAAAGAGCCGGGTGGGACGGATTGATTGTGGAAGGGAAGAGCGACAAGCCAGTCTACGTTTACGTAGACTCCTCGGGAGCTGAGGTAAAAGACGCCTCTTTCCTCTGGGGGAAGACGACTTACGAAACTCAGGAAGAAATAAAAAAAGATGAGGGAGACGTTAGCGTTGCAGCGATAGGACCTGCTGGAGAAAATCTCGTCAGATACGCTTGCATTCTGGTGGACAACTCAAGAGCTGCGGGAAGAACTGGAATGGGGGCTGTTATGGGAAGTAAAAATCTGAAAGCTATAGCTATTGCAAAGGAAGAAAAGTTCACGCCAGAGCCGAAGAACATAGAAGAATATAGAAAGGCTATGAACGACCTTTTAACGAGATTTAAAGAGAGCTTTATGGGGAAAATGCTAAGAGAAGTTGGAACCGGAGGTTACGTTGAATCTGCAGAGATGTTCGGAGATTTACCAGTTAGATATTTCACGAGGGGAGTTTTCGGGAAAGCGGATAAGATTTCGAGCAACTACATTGTCGAGAGGTACTTCGAAAAGCACGACGGATGCTTGGGATGTCCGATAAAGTGCGGGAAGGTTTTAAACTACAAAGGAGAAAAGTATCACCTTCCGGAATACGAAACTCTCGCATCCTACGGATCTCTCTTGATGATAGATTCGGCTGAAGTTCTTATAGAGATGAACCACTTGGCAAACTCGCTCGGAATGGACACGATATCTTCCGGAGTTACGATAGGAATGGCTATGTATCTCACCGAGGAGGGAATAAAGGACTTCGGAATCAAATTTGGAGAGGCTGAAAAGGCTAAGCAGCTTTTAGAGGACATCGCTTACAGGAGAGGGATAGGAGATTTGCTTGCGGAGGGAACGATGAGAATTGAAGAGAAGCTCGGTTTAGAGGGAATAGCTGCTCACGTTAGAGGGTTGGAAATTCCGATGCACGATCCGAGAGCTTTTTCGAGCTTAGCAGTGGCTTACGCGACGAACAACAGAGGAGCTTGCCACCTCCCCCACCAGATGTACAATGTGGAGATGGGGATGAAGATTAAGGAGTACGGAATAGTCAGCGAGGACAGATTCGAAAACAAAGGAAAGGGGATAATAACGGCTAAGATGCAGAATTATGCTGAGATTTTCAACTCCCTCGTGATGTGCGTCTTCGTTCCGGCTAAGCCTAAGCAGATATCAGCTCTGCTTTCCTCAGCCACCGGATTGGACTATTCCGTGGAAAGAATATACGAAATCGGGGAGAGGACTTTCTTGAAGAAGAGGGAGTTCAACGAACTGGCTGGGAGGGGAAAGGAGTACGACAAACTACCAAAAATAATACTTCAGCCGGTTGAAGGAGGAAGCGAAGGAAACGTGCCGGACATAGAGCTTCAGCTTAAGGAATACTACGAGTTCAGGGGTTGGAACTAA
- a CDS encoding acetate--CoA ligase family protein — protein MHEVIKKALKENRYPTEPECRKVLEDYNIPVLKYKVAKSEDEAVKAAEEFGYPLVMKIITAKGEHKTEKGGVVLDIRSKEELIDSFRKLSQMSEYGVLISPMVKGIELFVGAFQDEQFGGVVAFGTGGKFVEIYKDVSYRVTPIDREEALRMIRETKVYRILLGYRDEKPRDIEKIAELLVNLSRLVEENPEIKEIDLNPTFSLPEGVFVADARFIL, from the coding sequence ATGCATGAGGTAATAAAAAAGGCTTTGAAAGAAAATAGGTATCCCACCGAGCCGGAATGCAGGAAAGTTCTCGAGGACTACAACATTCCCGTTCTTAAATACAAAGTTGCAAAGAGCGAAGATGAGGCTGTGAAAGCGGCGGAGGAGTTCGGATATCCATTGGTTATGAAAATTATCACGGCTAAAGGAGAGCACAAAACAGAGAAAGGAGGAGTTGTTTTGGACATAAGAAGTAAAGAGGAGCTGATAGATTCCTTCAGAAAACTTTCCCAGATGTCGGAGTACGGAGTGCTAATTTCTCCGATGGTGAAGGGAATAGAGCTTTTCGTAGGAGCTTTTCAGGACGAGCAGTTTGGCGGAGTTGTTGCTTTCGGAACCGGAGGAAAGTTCGTGGAAATTTACAAAGACGTCTCCTACAGAGTAACTCCGATAGATAGGGAAGAAGCCCTGAGAATGATAAGAGAAACGAAGGTTTACAGAATTCTCTTAGGATACAGAGACGAGAAGCCGAGGGATATTGAAAAGATCGCTGAGCTTCTCGTAAATCTGTCGAGGCTCGTGGAGGAAAATCCGGAAATAAAAGAAATAGATTTAAATCCGACCTTTTCCCTGCCCGAAGGAGTTTTCGTGGCTGACGCGAGATTTATTTTATAA
- a CDS encoding acetate--CoA ligase family protein, giving the protein MLEKMFYPESVAVIGASADPRKLGHVVLRNIVEGGFKGKVYPINPKGGEILGLKVYKSVLEVPDEIDLAVIIVPAKLVPDVMEDLGKKGVKNAVIITGGFREAGNEELEEKVVEIARRYGIRIVGPNCQGINNTHHNFCASWPLITMKGKIAIASQSGTVAAALAEWSQRDGIGFSTFVSLGNKADVDEVDVINFFSEDKNTEVIALYIEGVRDGRKFMEAAKKSKKPIVVLKPGVTERGAKAVQSHTKSMAGRNEVFDAACKQSGVIRAENLEELYDFAKAFAYLKPFKGDRILIVTSSGGSGILAVDVLESNGVKVFEADEEIKSRLRDIVPPHGILDNPIDLTGDATAEMYLEVAKATHDLVDAFLLIFGDPIENAAEATAEIVKLGKTVVVAFLGGGEVERKEVEKMHSYGIPVFPTPERAAKVLVALKRWYECMR; this is encoded by the coding sequence ATGCTGGAGAAGATGTTCTATCCCGAATCTGTGGCGGTGATCGGAGCGTCGGCAGATCCGAGAAAGCTTGGACATGTTGTTTTGAGAAACATAGTCGAAGGGGGATTTAAGGGAAAAGTCTACCCGATAAATCCGAAGGGTGGAGAGATTCTCGGGTTGAAAGTTTACAAGAGCGTTTTGGAAGTGCCAGATGAAATAGATCTCGCCGTAATAATCGTTCCGGCAAAGCTCGTGCCTGACGTTATGGAGGATCTCGGAAAGAAGGGAGTGAAGAATGCCGTGATAATCACCGGAGGTTTCAGAGAGGCTGGAAATGAGGAACTTGAGGAAAAGGTCGTTGAGATCGCAAGAAGGTACGGGATAAGAATTGTGGGGCCGAATTGTCAGGGAATAAACAACACCCACCACAACTTCTGCGCTTCGTGGCCGCTGATAACGATGAAGGGGAAAATTGCCATAGCCTCCCAAAGCGGGACGGTAGCGGCTGCTCTGGCTGAGTGGAGTCAGAGAGACGGAATAGGATTTTCGACCTTCGTTAGTTTGGGAAATAAAGCTGACGTGGATGAGGTGGACGTGATCAACTTTTTCTCGGAAGATAAAAACACGGAAGTCATAGCTCTTTACATAGAAGGAGTAAGGGACGGAAGAAAGTTCATGGAAGCTGCAAAGAAGAGCAAGAAGCCGATAGTTGTTTTAAAGCCCGGAGTGACTGAGAGGGGAGCTAAAGCCGTGCAAAGTCATACAAAGTCGATGGCTGGAAGAAACGAAGTTTTCGATGCTGCATGTAAACAAAGCGGAGTGATAAGAGCTGAAAATCTCGAAGAGCTCTACGACTTCGCTAAAGCTTTCGCTTACCTTAAACCCTTTAAAGGAGATAGAATTCTCATCGTAACGAGCTCCGGCGGATCAGGGATATTAGCCGTTGACGTTCTTGAGAGCAACGGAGTGAAAGTTTTCGAAGCTGACGAAGAAATTAAATCGAGGCTGAGGGATATCGTTCCACCCCACGGAATCCTCGACAACCCGATAGATTTGACCGGAGACGCGACCGCTGAGATGTACTTAGAAGTTGCCAAAGCGACTCACGATCTCGTGGACGCTTTTCTGCTGATCTTCGGAGACCCGATAGAGAACGCTGCGGAGGCTACGGCTGAGATAGTAAAGCTCGGAAAAACGGTAGTTGTGGCGTTTTTAGGGGGAGGAGAAGTAGAGAGGAAAGAGGTCGAGAAGATGCACTCTTACGGAATTCCGGTGTTTCCAACTCCTGAGAGGGCTGCTAAGGTTTTGGTCGCTTTAAAGAGGTGGTACGAATGCATGAGGTAA
- a CDS encoding TM1812 family CRISPR-associated protein, with protein sequence MEALRKYLTFKKLRYVLQGKRDAASLKLAYVPPILEEGQEARIEIHEFDVKVFFSLPKFGSRICGDVEKQKKMGKLLSQISRDYNTLKMAFNAIRYNTPLPFYHREIIDLNVDAESRIEELIEIVEEVENSKEILAGENSLVVRREAVDSNNIGNMFFALAMLSSVVEFWRRKIGEPEVNEIVKTFEELYKNLELEVNSRFLERDTDEIKEKAKNLVGERLLSEFYESGGSKDRKRNFFAHSGFLREITKVKKEGEKILLSYDLEVAKKLGVDVRSWLRDPS encoded by the coding sequence TTGGAGGCTCTAAGAAAGTACCTCACTTTTAAAAAACTCAGATACGTTTTACAAGGTAAGAGAGATGCTGCATCATTAAAGCTCGCTTACGTCCCTCCAATTCTCGAAGAAGGACAGGAAGCGAGAATAGAAATACACGAATTCGACGTAAAGGTGTTTTTTAGTTTGCCGAAATTTGGTTCGAGAATATGCGGTGACGTTGAAAAGCAGAAGAAAATGGGAAAATTATTGAGCCAAATTTCGAGGGATTATAACACTCTTAAAATGGCTTTCAACGCTATAAGATACAACACCCCGCTGCCTTTCTACCACCGCGAAATAATCGATCTGAACGTGGATGCCGAGAGCAGAATAGAAGAGCTTATCGAAATCGTTGAGGAAGTAGAAAATTCGAAAGAAATTCTTGCGGGTGAAAATTCTTTGGTTGTCAGAAGAGAGGCGGTTGACAGCAACAATATCGGAAACATGTTTTTCGCTTTAGCCATGTTGTCGAGCGTTGTTGAGTTCTGGAGGAGAAAAATCGGGGAGCCTGAGGTAAACGAGATCGTCAAAACGTTCGAGGAGCTTTATAAAAACTTGGAGCTTGAAGTTAACTCGAGGTTTTTGGAAAGAGATACGGACGAGATCAAGGAGAAAGCGAAAAACCTCGTAGGAGAACGATTGCTTTCCGAATTCTACGAAAGTGGCGGATCTAAAGACCGAAAAAGAAACTTTTTCGCCCACAGCGGATTCTTAAGAGAAATCACGAAGGTTAAAAAAGAGGGAGAGAAAATATTGTTAAGCTACGACCTCGAAGTGGCGAAAAAATTAGGCGTAGACGTGAGATCTTGGTTGCGTGACCCTTCCTAA
- a CDS encoding 3-isopropylmalate dehydratase small subunit, whose protein sequence is MLKGKAWKFGDNITTDHITPGRYYHLRSKIEELAKHVMEDADPDFMKKFRKGDFVVAGKNFGMGSSREHAPLALKVAGVSAVIAKSFARIFYRNAINVGLPVLIADTDAIDSGDELEVDLERGVIKNLSKGVEIKAKPLPDFMLKILKEGGLVEFVKKYGDIEVVS, encoded by the coding sequence ATTCTCAAAGGTAAAGCGTGGAAGTTCGGAGACAACATAACCACGGACCACATAACTCCGGGAAGGTATTACCACCTGAGAAGCAAGATAGAAGAGTTGGCGAAGCACGTCATGGAAGATGCAGATCCAGATTTTATGAAGAAGTTCAGGAAAGGAGACTTCGTCGTTGCCGGAAAAAACTTCGGGATGGGGAGTAGCAGGGAGCATGCTCCTTTAGCTTTGAAGGTTGCCGGAGTTTCCGCTGTCATAGCCAAGAGTTTCGCGAGAATTTTCTACAGAAACGCGATAAACGTGGGTTTGCCGGTTTTAATAGCCGACACAGACGCTATCGACAGCGGAGACGAGCTTGAAGTGGATCTTGAGAGGGGCGTGATAAAGAACCTCAGCAAAGGAGTAGAAATAAAAGCTAAGCCTCTCCCAGATTTCATGTTGAAGATATTAAAAGAAGGTGGGCTTGTCGAGTTCGTGAAAAAGTATGGCGACATCGAGGTGGTCTCGTGA
- a CDS encoding DUF2080 family transposase-associated protein, whose product MRRVEVKKGDFVLKEEVEVVFEKRVTPFGNSAKVDVPKRYIGWRAYVIVVRD is encoded by the coding sequence ATGAGGAGGGTTGAAGTGAAGAAGGGAGATTTTGTTCTGAAAGAGGAGGTTGAGGTTGTTTTCGAGAAGAGAGTCACGCCTTTCGGTAATTCAGCAAAGGTTGATGTGCCCAAGAGGTATATTGGGTGGAGAGCGTATGTGATTGTTGTCAGGGATTAA
- a CDS encoding ISNCY-like element ISA1214-1 family transposase has translation MNLGFRVTGKFVRELLDVLDEIAEEIRQEEKEKYPYTEWERKREVVKERLRKLPEYVREAISVITVQKRVGRPKKVDLEKRVMLFLFARLMDKSNRDIEELLELFEPLFGIKVSYKTIERLYSDEEVRMALHNLFILLLREEGVSGDFSGDGTGYSLTITKHYRSNPKRKGKDFRYVFRIIDIDTGMYVGFGYSDRSEKDAFEKALGMLKSMGVKVNSISLDKYYSSRKTLRLFDAETAVYVIPKRNLARIGFDWLRVIERIVEAPYRFLKRYFKRNLSEAGFSADKRRFGWLIRQRREDRREMALFAVGLWHNIFAVRVMR, from the coding sequence ATGAACCTTGGATTCAGAGTGACAGGGAAGTTTGTAAGGGAACTTCTGGATGTTTTGGATGAAATTGCAGAGGAGATAAGACAGGAGGAGAAGGAAAAGTATCCGTACACAGAATGGGAGAGGAAGAGAGAAGTTGTTAAGGAAAGGCTGAGAAAACTCCCTGAATACGTTAGAGAGGCTATTTCTGTGATAACCGTGCAAAAGAGGGTGGGAAGACCAAAGAAAGTTGATCTGGAGAAGAGAGTTATGCTCTTTCTGTTTGCAAGGCTGATGGACAAATCAAACAGAGATATTGAGGAGCTTTTAGAGCTGTTTGAACCTTTATTCGGGATAAAGGTTAGCTACAAAACGATAGAAAGATTATACTCGGATGAAGAAGTTAGAATGGCTTTACACAACCTCTTCATCCTTCTGCTTAGAGAGGAAGGAGTTTCAGGAGATTTTTCAGGAGATGGGACAGGATACAGCCTAACCATCACTAAGCACTATAGAAGCAATCCTAAAAGGAAAGGTAAAGACTTCAGATACGTTTTCAGGATAATTGACATCGATACGGGAATGTACGTTGGCTTTGGCTATTCTGACAGATCTGAGAAAGATGCCTTTGAGAAGGCTTTAGGAATGCTCAAAAGCATGGGGGTGAAGGTAAACTCGATTTCTCTGGATAAGTATTACAGCAGTAGGAAGACTCTGAGGCTGTTTGATGCTGAGACAGCTGTCTACGTCATTCCAAAGCGAAATCTTGCCAGAATAGGATTTGACTGGTTGAGGGTTATCGAGAGGATTGTTGAAGCTCCTTATAGGTTTCTGAAGAGGTACTTCAAGAGGAACTTAAGTGAGGCAGGATTTTCTGCTGATAAGAGGAGATTTGGATGGTTGATAAGGCAGAGGAGGGAGGACAGGAGAGAGATGGCTTTGTTTGCTGTCGGGCTTTGGCACAACATATTTGCTGTGAGGGTGATGAGGTAA